From the genome of Staphylococcus haemolyticus, one region includes:
- a CDS encoding formate--tetrahydrofolate ligase has protein sequence MAHLSDLDIANQSELKPIGEIAEKAGIPADALEQYGHYKAKIDINQIKPKDNKGKVVLVTAMSPTPAGEGKSTVTVGLSDAFNELKKNVMVALREPALGPTFGIKGGATGGGYAQVLPMEDINLHFNGDFHAITTANNALSAFIDNHIHQGNELGIDVRRVEWKRVLDMNDRALRHVNVGLGGPTNGVPREDGFNITVASEVMAILCLARNINDLKEKISRITIGYTRDRKPVTVADLKVEGALAMILKDAIKPNLVQTIEGTPALVHGGPFANIAHGCNSILATETARDLADIVVTEAGFGSDLGAEKFIDIKAREAGFEPSAVVLVATVRALKMHGGVAKDDLKEENVEAVKAGIVNLERHVNNIRKFGVEPVIALNAFIHDTDAETEAVKAWAKENNVRIALTEVWEKGGKGGVELANQVLEVIEQPNDFKFLYDLDQSLEEKIETIVKDIYGGSSVTFSKKAKKQLKEFTDNGWGQYPICMAKTQYSFSDDATALGAPTDFDITIRELEAKTGAGFIVALTGAIMTMPGLPKKPAALNMDVTEDGHAVGLF, from the coding sequence TTGGCACATTTATCAGATTTAGATATTGCTAATCAATCAGAACTAAAACCTATTGGAGAAATCGCTGAAAAAGCTGGAATCCCAGCAGACGCATTAGAACAATATGGTCACTATAAAGCTAAGATTGATATCAATCAAATCAAACCAAAAGACAACAAAGGGAAAGTCGTTTTAGTAACTGCAATGAGTCCAACACCAGCAGGTGAAGGTAAATCTACAGTTACTGTTGGATTATCTGATGCGTTCAACGAATTAAAGAAAAATGTAATGGTAGCTTTACGTGAACCAGCATTAGGACCTACATTTGGTATTAAAGGTGGGGCAACTGGTGGAGGTTATGCGCAAGTATTACCAATGGAAGATATTAACTTACACTTCAATGGTGACTTCCACGCAATTACTACTGCAAATAATGCTTTATCTGCATTTATCGATAACCATATACATCAAGGTAATGAATTAGGCATTGATGTACGTCGTGTTGAATGGAAACGTGTATTAGACATGAACGACCGTGCATTACGTCATGTAAATGTTGGTTTAGGTGGACCTACTAACGGTGTACCTCGTGAAGATGGTTTCAATATTACAGTTGCCTCAGAAGTAATGGCAATCTTATGTTTAGCTCGTAATATTAATGACTTAAAAGAAAAAATTAGCCGTATTACTATTGGTTACACTCGTGATCGTAAACCAGTTACAGTTGCAGACTTAAAAGTTGAAGGCGCATTAGCAATGATTCTTAAAGATGCTATTAAACCTAACTTAGTTCAAACTATTGAAGGTACACCTGCATTAGTTCATGGTGGACCATTCGCTAACATTGCACATGGTTGTAACTCAATTTTAGCTACTGAAACAGCACGTGATCTTGCAGACATCGTTGTAACAGAAGCAGGATTCGGTTCAGACCTTGGTGCTGAAAAATTCATCGACATTAAAGCTAGAGAAGCTGGTTTTGAACCTTCAGCAGTAGTTTTAGTTGCAACAGTCCGTGCCCTTAAAATGCATGGTGGCGTAGCTAAAGATGACTTAAAAGAAGAAAATGTTGAAGCAGTTAAAGCTGGTATTGTTAACTTAGAACGTCATGTTAACAACATCCGTAAATTTGGTGTTGAACCAGTTATCGCATTAAATGCATTTATTCATGATACAGATGCTGAAACTGAAGCTGTAAAAGCTTGGGCTAAAGAAAATAACGTTAGAATCGCTTTGACTGAAGTATGGGAAAAAGGCGGTAAAGGTGGCGTTGAATTAGCTAACCAAGTACTTGAAGTTATTGAACAACCAAATGATTTCAAATTCTTATATGATTTAGATCAATCATTAGAAGAAAAAATTGAAACAATCGTTAAAGATATCTATGGTGGTTCTTCAGTTACATTTAGTAAAAAAGCTAAAAAACAACTAAAAGAATTTACTGACAATGGTTGGGGTCAATATCCAATCTGTATGGCTAAAACTCAATATTCATTCAGTGATGATGCAACTGCTTTAGGTGCTCCAACTGATTTTGATATTACTATTAGAGAATTAGAGGCTAAAACAGGTGCAGGATTTATTGTTGCATTAACAGGTGCAATCATGACTATGCCTGGATTACCTAAAAAACCAGCTGCATTAAATATGGACGTTACAGAAGACGGCCATGCAGTAGGCTTATTCTAG
- a CDS encoding biosynthetic peptidoglycan transglycosylase, whose protein sequence is MLTNINRDTKFNSFEKFYKKTKHAIVGLFSVGLFICLIGFIGTVIYFNHLTHESSKISDRELKQKVLHFAGDDLINHENSDVLSEYDKSENSLIVGPKHVNPNVIKALTSSEDTMFYKHKGILPKALVRAMIQDVFNLDQSTGGSTITQQLVKNQVLSSKKTYSRKANELILAMRLENLLSKNEIIYTYLNIVPFGRDYEGNNITGIASASYSLFGIPPKDLNIAQSAYLIGLLQSPYMYTPYEENGELKTYKEVKISVDRQHYVLKRMLVEGVIDKEEYRHAKRYHIYDHLLTKPQLNNNQSA, encoded by the coding sequence ATGTTAACCAACATTAATAGAGATACTAAGTTTAATTCATTTGAAAAGTTCTACAAAAAAACGAAACATGCAATTGTAGGATTATTTAGTGTTGGGTTATTTATATGTTTAATAGGATTTATAGGTACAGTTATTTATTTTAATCATTTAACGCATGAATCGTCTAAAATAAGTGACCGTGAATTAAAACAGAAAGTCTTGCATTTTGCAGGTGACGATTTAATAAATCATGAAAATTCTGATGTCTTAAGTGAATATGATAAATCTGAGAACTCTCTAATAGTAGGTCCTAAACACGTCAATCCAAATGTCATTAAAGCCCTTACCTCTTCCGAGGATACCATGTTTTATAAACATAAAGGTATCCTTCCAAAAGCACTCGTACGAGCAATGATACAAGATGTATTTAATCTTGATCAAAGCACTGGTGGTAGTACAATTACTCAGCAATTAGTTAAAAACCAAGTGCTATCAAGTAAAAAAACATATAGTCGAAAAGCAAATGAGCTTATTTTAGCAATGCGTCTTGAAAATTTATTGTCAAAAAATGAAATCATCTATACATATTTAAATATTGTACCTTTCGGTAGAGATTATGAAGGTAACAATATTACAGGTATTGCGTCTGCGTCCTATAGTTTATTCGGTATTCCACCGAAAGATTTAAATATTGCACAGTCTGCTTACCTTATTGGTTTATTACAAAGCCCGTATATGTATACACCGTATGAAGAGAATGGTGAATTAAAAACTTATAAAGAAGTCAAAATCAGTGTTGATCGTCAACATTATGTATTAAAACGAATGCTTGTTGAAGGTGTAATCGATAAAGAGGAATACCGCCACGCTAAACGTTATCATATCTATGACCATTTACTTACAAAACCGCAATTAAATAATAATCAATCTGCATAA
- the tyrS gene encoding tyrosine--tRNA ligase, with product MSNALIEELQWRGLIYQQTDESSIEELLNKEQISLYCGADPTADSLHIGHLLPFMTLRRFQEHGHRPIVLIGGGTGMIGDPSGKSEERILQTEDQVEANVEGISAQMHKLFEFGTDKGAILVNNKDWLSQISLISFLRDYGKHVGVNYMLGKDSIQSRLENGISYTEFTYTILQAIDFGHLNRELNCKLQVGGSDQWGNITSGIELMRRMYGQTEAYGLTIPLVTKSDGKKFGKSESGAVWLDADKTSPYEFYQFWINQSDDDVIKFLKYFTFLDKDEINRLEESKNQEPHLREAQKALAENVTEFIHGKEALDDAIRISKALFSGDLKSLSGKELKEGFKDVPQVELSTETSNIIDVLIETGIATSKRQAREDVNNGAIYINGERQQSVDYELSNEDKIDDEFTIIRRGKKKYFMVNYK from the coding sequence ATGTCAAACGCTTTAATTGAAGAGTTACAATGGAGAGGTTTAATTTATCAACAAACAGATGAAAGTAGCATTGAAGAATTATTAAATAAGGAACAAATTTCTTTATATTGTGGTGCTGACCCTACTGCTGATAGTCTGCATATTGGTCATTTACTTCCCTTTATGACTCTAAGACGTTTCCAAGAACATGGTCATCGACCTATCGTTCTAATTGGTGGGGGAACTGGTATGATTGGTGATCCATCCGGTAAATCTGAAGAACGTATACTACAAACAGAAGACCAAGTAGAGGCTAACGTTGAGGGTATTAGTGCTCAAATGCATAAATTATTTGAATTTGGTACTGATAAAGGTGCCATTTTAGTTAATAACAAAGATTGGTTGAGTCAAATCTCATTAATTAGTTTCCTAAGAGACTATGGTAAACATGTTGGTGTGAACTACATGTTAGGTAAAGATTCTATTCAATCTCGCCTTGAGAATGGTATATCTTACACTGAATTCACTTATACTATACTTCAAGCTATCGACTTTGGTCATTTAAACCGTGAATTAAATTGTAAATTACAAGTTGGTGGTTCAGATCAATGGGGTAATATCACTAGTGGTATTGAATTAATGCGACGTATGTATGGACAAACTGAAGCATATGGTTTAACAATTCCTTTAGTTACGAAATCGGATGGTAAGAAATTTGGTAAATCAGAATCAGGTGCTGTATGGTTAGACGCTGACAAAACAAGCCCTTATGAATTTTACCAATTTTGGATTAATCAATCAGATGATGATGTCATTAAATTCTTGAAATACTTCACATTTTTAGATAAAGATGAAATTAATCGTCTCGAAGAATCTAAAAATCAAGAACCTCATTTAAGAGAAGCGCAAAAAGCCTTAGCGGAGAATGTTACAGAATTTATTCATGGTAAAGAGGCATTAGATGATGCCATTCGTATTTCTAAAGCTTTGTTTAGCGGCGATTTAAAGTCATTATCAGGCAAAGAATTAAAAGAAGGCTTCAAAGATGTTCCTCAAGTTGAATTATCAACTGAAACTTCAAATATTATTGATGTCTTAATTGAAACAGGCATTGCGACGTCTAAACGCCAAGCACGTGAGGATGTTAATAACGGTGCTATATATATTAATGGGGAAAGACAACAATCAGTAGACTATGAATTAAGCAATGAGGATAAAATAGATGATGAATTTACAATCATTCGTCGTGGTAAGAAAAAATATTTCATGGTTAACTATAAATAA